One Brevibacillus choshinensis genomic window carries:
- a CDS encoding carbohydrate kinase family protein codes for MGKVGDDEFGRMVIDILRRADPSFINEMIVAKGEQTSYSIVLSIPGVDRIILHCPGANATFHPADLDPDRIARARIFHFGYPPHIRQMYVNGGQNLAELMEKIKRLGVATSLDMAMPDPDAESGRVDWIQLLQRTLPHVDLYLPSLEETLFMLKRPYYEELQRRAGEEGILPLVSEEVIRESAEQLLGMGCGMVGLKLGESGMLLRTGSRERLRQIGGSLIRDHEQWANRQLWTPCYETIVKGTTGAGDCTIAGFLAGMLKGLLPESTLRHAVAVGAFCVEAMDATSGVVSWEQVEGRARAKEKRLPLRQAPEGWSWDERLETWVGPLDKSFV; via the coding sequence ATGGGGAAAGTGGGGGACGACGAGTTCGGGCGCATGGTTATCGACATTTTGAGAAGAGCGGATCCGTCATTCATCAACGAGATGATTGTAGCCAAAGGAGAGCAGACCTCTTACTCCATTGTGCTCAGCATACCCGGTGTGGACCGGATCATCCTACACTGTCCTGGTGCGAACGCGACGTTTCATCCTGCAGATCTTGACCCAGACCGGATCGCACGCGCTCGAATCTTTCATTTTGGATATCCTCCGCACATCCGCCAAATGTATGTAAATGGCGGGCAAAACTTGGCAGAACTCATGGAGAAAATCAAACGCCTTGGCGTCGCAACCTCCCTGGACATGGCTATGCCCGATCCGGATGCCGAGTCAGGCCGAGTGGATTGGATCCAGCTGCTCCAAAGGACGCTGCCTCACGTCGACCTTTACTTGCCCAGTCTGGAAGAGACCCTGTTTATGCTCAAACGCCCGTATTACGAAGAGCTGCAGCGAAGGGCAGGCGAGGAAGGAATATTGCCTCTGGTTTCGGAAGAGGTCATACGTGAATCAGCGGAACAATTGCTTGGGATGGGATGCGGAATGGTGGGGCTGAAGCTGGGTGAGTCGGGTATGTTGTTGCGAACGGGCTCTAGAGAAAGGCTTCGTCAAATAGGTGGCTCTCTGATCCGCGATCATGAGCAATGGGCCAACCGGCAGCTGTGGACGCCTTGCTATGAAACGATCGTAAAGGGAACAACGGGGGCTGGAGATTGCACCATCGCGGGCTTCCTGGCAGGGATGTTGAAGGGATTGCTACCAGAGTCTACCTTGCGTCATGCAGTCGCGGTAGGTGCTTTCTGTGTAGAAGCAATGGATGCGACGAGCGGAGTGGTTTCCTGGGAGCAGGTCGAAGGGAGGGCGCGAGCAAAGGAAAAGAGGCTTCCACTGCGACAAGCTCCCGAGGGCTGGTCTTGGGATGAACGGCTAGAGACATGGGTGGGGCCGCTAGACAAATCATTCGTTTGA
- a CDS encoding MerR family transcriptional regulator, translating to MFLIGEVSKLFQIDIRTLRYYDDIHLLKPAHVDDRTGYRYYSIEQFEQLITILYLKALNIPLKQVKQFLENRDIDHILQLLEEQQKETEKRISEFTQIQKKITSRIHQIVDATNEQELDKIREVELPERTIVWLKQKIQKTDNLEMSIRLLENSTHMKSTIFLGKVGLSIAMENVKQRSFDEYDSIFVIVENESFHVNEANEKILPRDRYVTIRFAGTHVDASPYYEKLMDYIEEKGYEIVEDALEITLIDYGLTNDRSKFVTEIQLLAK from the coding sequence ATGTTTTTGATCGGTGAAGTATCGAAGTTGTTTCAAATCGACATCCGTACCTTGCGTTATTACGATGACATTCATCTGTTAAAACCGGCTCATGTGGATGATCGAACAGGCTATCGGTATTACTCGATCGAGCAATTTGAGCAGCTGATCACGATTCTGTACCTCAAAGCGCTGAACATTCCATTGAAGCAGGTGAAGCAGTTTTTGGAGAATCGAGACATTGATCATATCTTGCAGCTCTTGGAAGAACAGCAGAAAGAGACGGAAAAACGAATCAGTGAGTTTACGCAAATACAGAAGAAAATTACTAGCCGGATTCATCAAATCGTGGATGCGACGAATGAACAAGAGCTGGACAAGATTCGCGAAGTGGAACTCCCTGAGAGAACGATCGTCTGGCTGAAGCAAAAAATACAAAAGACCGACAACCTGGAGATGTCGATTCGGCTATTGGAGAACAGCACGCATATGAAGTCGACGATATTTTTGGGGAAAGTCGGGCTGTCGATCGCGATGGAGAATGTAAAGCAACGGAGCTTTGATGAGTATGACTCCATCTTTGTCATCGTTGAGAATGAAAGCTTCCATGTCAATGAGGCGAATGAAAAGATCCTTCCGAGGGACAGGTACGTGACCATTCGTTTTGCGGGAACTCACGTCGATGCTTCTCCCTATTACGAAAAGCTGATGGATTACATCGAAGAGAAGGGATATGAAATCGTAGAGGACGCCTTGGAAATTACCTTGATCGACTATGGACTGACCAATGATCGAAGCAAATTCGTAACCGAGATTCAGCTGTTGGCAAAATAG
- a CDS encoding VOC family protein encodes MMSKVGQIMLYVNNQDGARDFWTEKMGFHVISEEDNGQGMRWIEIAPTKQAETSIILHNKEFVAKMSPGLNLGTPSLMFFTDNLDQLHSDLRNKNVKVGDVVQMPSGKVFNFADDEENYFAVMEKK; translated from the coding sequence ATGATGAGTAAAGTCGGTCAAATTATGCTGTATGTCAATAATCAAGATGGAGCCAGGGATTTTTGGACGGAAAAAATGGGGTTTCATGTCATTTCCGAAGAAGACAATGGACAAGGCATGAGATGGATCGAGATTGCGCCGACCAAACAGGCAGAGACCAGCATCATTCTCCACAACAAGGAATTCGTGGCGAAAATGTCACCTGGATTAAATCTCGGTACACCTTCTTTAATGTTTTTTACCGATAATCTCGATCAATTGCATAGCGACTTGCGCAACAAAAACGTGAAGGTCGGAGATGTTGTCCAGATGCCTTCCGGAAAAGTATTTAACTTTGCGGATGATGAAGAGAACTACTTTGCCGTCATGGAGAAAAAGTGA
- a CDS encoding DeoR/GlpR family DNA-binding transcription regulator, whose amino-acid sequence MLNSTRQLQMKEYIQEKKNVTVQELMEYFHVSDMTVRRDLIQLEKLGTFKRVHGGVAHVEGEKDFLLPFSEDSNLQAKVRIGERAASIVQDGQSVLLDAGSTALEVARALATRSNITVITNSIPAASLLSQNSSLQVMMTGGDILHTSQSLIGYTAVQFLRRLQVDHAFIGCKGMSMERGLMNSNMAEGEVKWTMMNVSRQVYVVADHTKFEQAAFHVFAGWDQVDAIISTDQVKESYQRDFEAKEQAQLILV is encoded by the coding sequence ATGCTGAATAGCACCAGACAATTGCAAATGAAAGAATATATCCAAGAGAAGAAAAACGTTACTGTTCAAGAGCTGATGGAGTACTTCCATGTTTCAGACATGACCGTTCGACGTGATCTGATCCAGCTCGAAAAGCTCGGGACATTCAAGCGTGTCCATGGAGGCGTGGCTCATGTGGAGGGCGAGAAGGATTTTCTGCTCCCTTTCTCAGAAGATTCGAACCTGCAAGCGAAAGTACGGATTGGTGAAAGGGCCGCTTCCATCGTACAGGATGGTCAATCGGTATTGCTCGATGCAGGATCAACCGCTTTGGAAGTCGCGAGAGCGCTTGCAACCCGTTCGAACATCACCGTGATCACGAACTCGATTCCCGCTGCTTCACTCCTTTCTCAAAACAGCAGCTTGCAGGTCATGATGACAGGGGGTGACATCCTCCATACTTCACAATCGCTGATTGGTTACACTGCCGTTCAATTTTTGCGGCGCTTGCAGGTAGATCACGCGTTTATTGGCTGCAAAGGTATGTCAATGGAGCGCGGACTCATGAATTCGAATATGGCAGAAGGCGAAGTAAAATGGACGATGATGAACGTTTCTCGCCAGGTGTACGTGGTGGCAGACCATACGAAATTTGAACAGGCCGCCTTCCATGTTTTTGCGGGCTGGGACCAAGTCGATGCCATCATCTCCACCGATCAGGTGAAGGAATCGTATCAACGAGATTTTGAAGCGAAAGAACAGGCGCAGTTGATTCTGGTCTAG
- a CDS encoding copper amine oxidase N-terminal domain-containing protein — MKKIVGAVLLAGLLGTTQTIPVLAAATPVQVAVNGQYVAFPDASPYIDEKTGRTLVPARFVAEELGLLVQWNGQTNQVTLSNKTEKIVLTIGQNSALVNGKSIPFDTPAVITEGRTMIPLRFISEVFDAKIDWIDERNLIVVTTPGHSKVIPPPAPAAGNEDVRTLQRSTWIWDTPLIRTDQENLLKFARDNQLTTIYLQFDRDIPVDVYRKFIKTARDHQIRVEALAGRPQWAYPSQQVNIEAFIDWVSTYNATVDPSERFSGLHFDIEPYLLPEWKTENRQVIENWMDNIRLIEQKTKGSGLKLTFDVPFWLPMIKVPDSTYSLSAWMLEKADAVVIMDYRNAALGNDGIVANAHAIAREASTLKKQAVFAVETAPSSEGDFTTFYTTGIKAMKEQMAIAKEKLSHYPSFAGFAIHDYKNWTQLDARSKN; from the coding sequence ATGAAAAAAATAGTTGGCGCTGTTTTACTGGCTGGCCTTCTCGGCACCACTCAGACGATACCGGTACTCGCAGCCGCAACGCCCGTCCAGGTTGCGGTGAATGGACAATATGTCGCCTTTCCGGATGCCTCTCCTTATATCGATGAGAAGACGGGACGCACGCTTGTCCCTGCACGATTTGTAGCCGAGGAGCTTGGTCTTCTCGTCCAATGGAATGGTCAGACAAACCAAGTGACTCTGTCAAACAAAACGGAAAAGATCGTCTTGACTATCGGCCAAAACAGCGCACTGGTAAATGGGAAGTCAATCCCCTTCGATACGCCTGCCGTGATCACGGAGGGCCGCACGATGATCCCGCTTCGCTTCATCAGTGAAGTGTTTGATGCGAAGATCGATTGGATCGATGAGCGAAATCTGATAGTCGTGACGACTCCCGGACATTCGAAAGTGATACCGCCGCCTGCCCCGGCTGCAGGCAACGAGGACGTGCGTACGTTGCAGAGAAGCACTTGGATTTGGGATACCCCCCTCATCCGGACAGATCAAGAAAACCTTTTGAAATTTGCGCGTGATAACCAATTGACCACGATTTACCTTCAATTCGACCGCGACATCCCTGTGGACGTCTACCGGAAATTTATCAAAACGGCCAGGGATCACCAGATTCGTGTGGAAGCATTGGCCGGCCGTCCCCAATGGGCGTATCCCTCCCAGCAGGTGAATATCGAGGCATTTATTGACTGGGTGAGCACGTACAATGCGACGGTTGATCCATCTGAAAGGTTTTCCGGGCTGCATTTTGATATTGAGCCTTATCTTTTACCCGAGTGGAAGACCGAGAACAGGCAAGTGATCGAAAATTGGATGGACAATATCCGTTTGATCGAGCAGAAGACGAAAGGAAGCGGATTAAAACTGACATTTGACGTTCCTTTTTGGCTGCCTATGATCAAGGTGCCAGATTCCACATACAGCTTGAGCGCCTGGATGCTCGAGAAAGCAGATGCTGTCGTCATCATGGACTATCGAAATGCTGCGCTAGGCAATGACGGCATCGTCGCCAATGCACACGCGATCGCCCGAGAAGCTAGCACGCTAAAAAAGCAAGCCGTGTTCGCCGTCGAAACAGCCCCCAGCTCGGAAGGCGACTTCACGACGTTTTACACTACTGGTATAAAAGCGATGAAGGAACAGATGGCGATCGCCAAGGAAAAGCTGTCCCATTATCCTAGCTTTGCAGGCTTTGCCATACACGATTACAAGAATTGGACGCAATTAGATGCGCGCTCCAAAAATTGA
- a CDS encoding DUF554 domain-containing protein, translated as MLGTIVNVALIIMGSIIGSVFKRGMKDAYQDILMQGMGLAVTALGVYAISKHMPKSQYPVLFIVSLALGGVIGEKLNMEERFKTLVSKISKGNLAEGLSTAVLLFCIGTLSIVGPIESALNGNQTYLFTNAILDFVTSIVLAASFGIGIALSAIVLFCWQGFLFVSAGAVASHIPPELLTEISVIGGVLILSSGLSILGLKKFRTMNLIPALLIPVLYLSVKSWIGF; from the coding sequence GTGTTGGGAACGATCGTGAATGTCGCGTTGATTATCATGGGAAGCATCATCGGCAGTGTGTTCAAGAGGGGGATGAAAGACGCGTATCAGGATATTTTGATGCAAGGAATGGGACTGGCCGTGACGGCGCTTGGGGTCTACGCGATTTCAAAGCACATGCCAAAAAGCCAGTATCCGGTCCTGTTTATCGTCAGCCTGGCTTTAGGTGGAGTCATAGGTGAAAAGCTGAACATGGAGGAGCGCTTCAAAACACTGGTTTCCAAAATTTCCAAAGGGAATCTGGCGGAGGGGCTATCCACTGCGGTGCTGCTATTTTGCATTGGCACCCTGTCCATTGTGGGACCCATAGAGAGTGCGTTGAATGGAAACCAAACCTATTTGTTCACCAATGCCATCCTGGATTTCGTGACCTCCATTGTGCTTGCAGCCAGCTTTGGGATTGGAATAGCCCTATCCGCCATTGTCCTGTTTTGCTGGCAAGGCTTTTTATTCGTCTCAGCGGGAGCTGTTGCCAGTCATATCCCTCCCGAGCTCTTGACGGAAATATCCGTTATCGGAGGCGTTTTGATTCTCAGCTCTGGTCTGAGCATTCTCGGGTTAAAGAAGTTCCGGACGATGAATCTGATTCCCGCGCTTCTGATCCCGGTGCTATATTTGTCGGTGAAGAGCTGGATCGGATTTTAA
- a CDS encoding bifunctional helix-turn-helix transcriptional regulator/GNAT family N-acetyltransferase has protein sequence MELMQAVEKIRKFNRYYANLLGKIDQEIYHKPFPLTEARVITEIYVRNGCTATEVRETLGIDKGYMSRILQRFEEDHVIRKERRADDQRQYVLYLTEEGKEIYHRLADDANREVGKMIQPISKSDQAKLVTSMETIESILASEAPPEVMIRPFRPGDVGYVGHLHGKLYRTTYQFGQMFEYYVMKGLTEFMLDNAGGNLWIAEVNGQLVGSIAITRSTEQVAQLRWFVIDEQFQGLGIGKKLMDTAISFCVEQGYRHVFLWTVNILETARYLYRKYNFSITEEKLNAEWTKSTIMEERWDLELTNQEA, from the coding sequence ATGGAATTGATGCAAGCTGTAGAAAAAATCCGCAAGTTCAACCGGTATTACGCTAATCTGTTGGGCAAAATCGATCAGGAAATCTACCATAAGCCCTTTCCGTTGACAGAAGCTCGTGTCATCACAGAAATTTATGTTCGAAACGGCTGTACTGCCACGGAGGTACGGGAGACGCTGGGGATTGATAAAGGCTATATGAGTCGAATCCTGCAGAGGTTTGAGGAAGATCATGTCATCAGGAAAGAGCGCAGAGCCGATGATCAGCGTCAATACGTGCTCTACCTGACGGAGGAGGGCAAAGAAATCTATCATCGACTGGCGGATGATGCGAACCGGGAAGTGGGGAAAATGATACAACCCATTTCGAAATCAGATCAGGCAAAGCTTGTGACCTCCATGGAAACCATTGAATCCATTTTAGCATCGGAAGCGCCACCTGAAGTCATGATCCGACCCTTTCGGCCAGGAGATGTAGGGTATGTAGGACACCTCCATGGCAAGCTCTACCGTACTACGTATCAATTTGGTCAGATGTTTGAATATTACGTCATGAAGGGCTTGACCGAGTTTATGCTGGATAACGCTGGAGGGAATCTCTGGATTGCAGAAGTGAACGGGCAATTGGTAGGGTCCATCGCCATTACGCGTTCTACTGAACAAGTAGCTCAGCTGCGGTGGTTTGTGATTGATGAACAATTTCAAGGCCTCGGGATCGGAAAAAAGCTCATGGATACAGCAATCTCCTTTTGTGTTGAGCAGGGATATCGACACGTTTTCCTATGGACGGTAAACATTTTGGAGACTGCACGCTACCTTTATCGCAAATATAACTTTTCCATAACCGAAGAAAAACTAAACGCGGAATGGACCAAAAGCACGATCATGGAGGAAAGATGGGACTTGGAGCTAACGAATCAGGAGGCATGA
- a CDS encoding DUF4272 domain-containing protein, whose translation MNHCTLYASVQEHQKILDAIQEIFLDQDIVSSAEGRTVTVSDKKWFSKNTVTFNLMREERDAKDFQPMKKEMFAFFAQIETRHEQVKQKLLLQISALNVAVGIVSNKEINQATLQSILKIAAKVHGIVFLPSGDMLDQSGRLILNPAGESELEDFQVTVSADLIDGHIRPTKLGEERKERSMKLLDEQGIPYIRHLPVIEGDEETVIRSKEEIVQRAIALCLIAVYAGGIAENGEVRKEREFIEEIIQQYGAGTFFTEKERNFLDDPEPAQTNTIQMVWMYECYWVLLWALGYKEELEFPGQICDVSVAIDVLRSAGDYDTFCQHAVVRSKAEILDQADLIYRYDWACVDARIHNRTVAGGLDSGVVMERHRALNWLFRFMGDDWDHVQIHT comes from the coding sequence TTGAATCATTGCACGTTGTACGCATCCGTTCAGGAGCATCAGAAAATCCTCGACGCGATTCAGGAGATTTTTCTTGATCAAGATATCGTGAGCAGCGCTGAAGGTCGGACCGTTACAGTTTCGGATAAAAAGTGGTTTAGCAAAAATACTGTGACGTTCAATCTTATGCGAGAAGAACGGGATGCGAAAGACTTCCAACCGATGAAAAAAGAGATGTTTGCCTTCTTTGCCCAGATTGAAACGAGACACGAACAAGTCAAGCAGAAGCTGCTGCTTCAAATCTCGGCTCTAAACGTGGCGGTCGGGATCGTGTCGAACAAGGAAATCAATCAGGCGACGCTTCAAAGCATCCTGAAAATCGCAGCAAAAGTGCACGGCATCGTATTTCTGCCGAGCGGGGATATGCTGGATCAGTCGGGCCGGCTCATTTTGAATCCAGCAGGTGAATCCGAGTTGGAAGATTTTCAGGTAACGGTAAGCGCGGATTTGATAGATGGCCACATTCGGCCAACGAAGTTGGGGGAAGAGCGAAAAGAGCGAAGCATGAAGCTGCTGGATGAACAGGGTATTCCCTACATTCGGCATCTTCCTGTGATCGAGGGAGACGAGGAGACGGTCATTCGAAGCAAGGAAGAGATCGTCCAGAGAGCCATTGCGCTGTGCTTGATCGCCGTCTATGCGGGAGGCATCGCTGAAAATGGAGAAGTGCGTAAGGAGCGGGAATTCATAGAGGAAATCATTCAACAGTATGGAGCAGGCACATTCTTTACAGAAAAAGAAAGAAACTTCCTCGATGATCCCGAGCCTGCCCAGACAAATACGATCCAGATGGTATGGATGTACGAATGCTACTGGGTGCTCCTGTGGGCTCTCGGCTACAAGGAAGAACTCGAGTTTCCCGGGCAAATCTGCGATGTGAGCGTGGCTATCGATGTTCTGCGCAGTGCTGGCGATTATGATACCTTTTGCCAGCATGCAGTCGTTCGGAGCAAGGCGGAAATCCTGGATCAGGCAGATCTGATCTACCGCTATGATTGGGCATGCGTGGACGCCAGAATCCATAATCGCACGGTTGCCGGAGGTTTGGACAGCGGGGTCGTCATGGAAAGGCACCGGGCATTGAATTGGCTCTTCCGGTTTATGGGGGACGACTGGGATCATGTACAGATTCATACGTAG
- a CDS encoding D-lyxose/D-mannose family sugar isomerase: MTIRSEVKKRTVEMLAHAGLLLTEEEQEKIEIADMGLGHLEVEGLQLFTYINTDRYCAKELVLFPRQTCPEHLHPPVNGEPGKQETFRCRWGTVYLYVEGEATPTIQGIPPAGKEDVYTARHEIILRPGEQFTIDPGTKHWFQASDEGAIVSEFSSTSRDEYDVFTDPLVRRLEGIDL; encoded by the coding sequence ATGACGATTCGCAGTGAGGTAAAAAAACGTACGGTTGAGATGTTGGCACATGCGGGTCTCTTGCTGACGGAAGAGGAGCAAGAGAAGATTGAGATTGCGGATATGGGATTGGGTCATCTGGAAGTAGAAGGACTGCAGCTGTTTACCTACATCAATACGGATCGTTACTGCGCAAAAGAGCTGGTTCTCTTTCCACGCCAAACCTGCCCGGAGCATTTACACCCGCCAGTGAACGGGGAACCCGGAAAACAGGAAACCTTTCGCTGCAGGTGGGGAACCGTCTACCTGTACGTGGAAGGGGAAGCGACACCCACTATTCAAGGGATTCCTCCTGCTGGGAAAGAAGACGTGTACACGGCAAGGCATGAAATCATTCTCAGACCTGGAGAGCAATTTACCATTGATCCCGGCACGAAGCATTGGTTTCAAGCGAGTGATGAAGGGGCGATCGTTTCCGAGTTTTCCAGCACGAGCCGGGATGAGTATGATGTGTTCACGGACCCGTTGGTGAGAAGGCTGGAAGGGATCGATCTATAG
- a CDS encoding HU family DNA-binding protein, whose amino-acid sequence MNKTELIAKVAEMTELTKKDSTKAVDAILDAIANSLQNGEKVSLIGFGNFEVRERAARKGRNPQTGEEIEIASSKLPAFKPGKELKDIVK is encoded by the coding sequence ATGAATAAGACTGAACTGATCGCAAAAGTAGCAGAAATGACAGAGCTCACGAAAAAAGATTCCACAAAAGCAGTAGACGCGATTTTGGACGCGATCGCAAACTCCCTCCAAAACGGTGAAAAAGTATCCCTCATCGGCTTCGGTAACTTCGAAGTTCGCGAGCGTGCAGCCCGCAAAGGCCGTAACCCGCAAACCGGTGAAGAGATTGAGATTGCATCCAGCAAGCTCCCTGCGTTCAAACCAGGAAAAGAATTGAAAGATATCGTAAAATAA
- a CDS encoding alkene reductase, giving the protein MSQANRGIYQSTEMKSWANLVNGENSKLFEPVTIGAWNLRTRTAMAPMTRCFADDLTGVVGEDVAAYYRRRAADGIGLIITEGIVVSPRGKGNPGIPGLYTQEQIEGGTKVTQAVHEEGGTIIAQIWHVGRLSHHELAGNLPPQAPSAIAAEGTVPRFRQPYDIPEAMTIADIEELIGQYAQAARNAMEAGFDGVEIHGAHGYLIDQFNSDVSNHRTDRYGGDLAQRLTLMKEVTKAVIDAIGADRTLIRFSAHKADNPTYMWEDPEMAIRTFVEAFKEVGATMIHPSIMQYTRVLADGKTMHQLVRKYWDGVIVGVGTLDPETAERALLEGTIDVAAFGRPLIANPDFIHRLKNGEELQEYDAKTQLGVLV; this is encoded by the coding sequence ATGAGCCAAGCCAATAGAGGAATCTATCAGTCGACGGAAATGAAAAGCTGGGCAAACCTGGTAAATGGTGAGAACAGCAAATTGTTCGAGCCCGTAACCATCGGTGCATGGAATCTCCGGACTCGGACAGCAATGGCTCCGATGACTCGTTGCTTTGCAGACGATCTGACCGGTGTGGTAGGTGAAGATGTCGCAGCCTACTACCGGAGGAGGGCAGCGGATGGAATCGGTTTGATCATCACGGAAGGAATTGTCGTGAGTCCTCGTGGAAAAGGAAATCCCGGCATTCCAGGCCTCTATACGCAGGAGCAAATCGAAGGGGGGACAAAAGTGACGCAAGCCGTGCACGAAGAAGGCGGAACGATTATCGCCCAGATCTGGCATGTCGGACGACTGTCTCACCATGAGCTGGCAGGCAACCTGCCGCCGCAAGCCCCATCCGCGATTGCCGCTGAGGGAACCGTTCCTCGCTTCCGCCAGCCTTATGACATACCCGAAGCTATGACGATTGCGGACATCGAGGAACTGATTGGTCAATACGCCCAGGCAGCGAGAAACGCGATGGAAGCAGGCTTCGATGGAGTCGAAATTCACGGGGCTCACGGTTATTTGATCGATCAGTTCAATTCTGACGTGTCCAACCATCGTACGGACCGTTATGGCGGAGATCTGGCCCAAAGATTGACGCTGATGAAAGAGGTAACGAAAGCAGTCATCGATGCAATCGGTGCCGATCGAACGCTGATTCGTTTTTCTGCCCATAAAGCCGATAATCCGACCTACATGTGGGAAGATCCGGAGATGGCGATCCGAACGTTCGTTGAAGCCTTCAAGGAAGTAGGGGCGACCATGATCCACCCATCCATCATGCAGTACACACGGGTGCTGGCGGATGGAAAAACCATGCATCAGCTGGTGCGCAAATATTGGGATGGTGTGATCGTAGGCGTCGGCACGTTGGATCCGGAAACAGCAGAGCGGGCGCTGCTGGAAGGAACGATTGATGTGGCAGCCTTTGGTCGTCCCTTGATTGCCAATCCTGACTTTATCCATCGCTTGAAAAACGGCGAGGAATTACAGGAGTATGATGCGAAAACCCAATTGGGTGTTTTGGTGTAA
- a CDS encoding SDR family oxidoreductase, with the protein MPADSKKQTLPPQHQNQQPGKESKMTPLPESVKPHYLASGKLRGKAAIITGGDSGIGKAAAICFAKEGADVAIVYLSEEDDAKETQKLIEAEGVRCLLLSGDIGDETFCHNVVQQTLASFGKLDILVNNAAEQHPKKNLEDITTEQLHKTFQTNFFSVFYLTKAALPHLHKGASIINTASVVAYEGHKELLDYASTKGAIVAFTRSLSSNLAERGIRVNGVAPGPIWTPLIPSTFLADQVATFGSDTPMKRPGQPAEVGPAYVFLASDDATYITGQVIHVNGGSIVNG; encoded by the coding sequence ATGCCTGCAGATTCAAAGAAACAGACGCTGCCCCCGCAGCATCAAAACCAGCAGCCGGGTAAGGAAAGCAAAATGACTCCGCTTCCCGAATCGGTCAAGCCGCACTATCTTGCAAGCGGAAAATTGCGAGGAAAAGCAGCAATCATTACCGGTGGGGACAGTGGGATTGGGAAGGCAGCTGCCATTTGCTTTGCAAAAGAAGGAGCAGACGTCGCCATTGTATACCTAAGCGAAGAGGACGATGCGAAGGAAACGCAAAAACTGATAGAAGCAGAGGGAGTAAGGTGCCTTCTCTTATCCGGTGATATCGGAGACGAAACCTTTTGTCATAACGTGGTGCAGCAGACCCTCGCATCCTTTGGGAAGCTGGACATTTTAGTAAACAATGCCGCGGAACAGCATCCCAAAAAGAATCTGGAGGACATTACGACCGAGCAGCTGCATAAGACGTTTCAAACCAATTTCTTTTCCGTCTTTTATTTGACAAAGGCCGCGCTTCCTCATTTGCATAAAGGTGCATCCATCATCAATACCGCTTCTGTCGTCGCGTATGAAGGTCATAAAGAGTTACTTGATTATGCTTCGACAAAAGGAGCGATAGTTGCCTTTACGCGCTCACTCTCTTCAAATCTGGCGGAACGTGGGATACGGGTAAACGGGGTAGCTCCGGGACCGATCTGGACACCATTGATTCCATCCACATTTCTCGCGGATCAGGTCGCGACCTTTGGAAGCGATACCCCGATGAAACGTCCGGGACAGCCTGCAGAAGTGGGACCCGCCTATGTCTTCTTGGCCTCTGATGATGCCACTTACATAACGGGACAGGTCATCCATGTGAATGGAGGCAGTATCGTAAACGGATGA